The DNA region CGATGGGCGGCTCTGCATCTCCCGTCGTACCGCCATTCCCGGCAGATGCGGGAGCGACGGACTCCACGGACGGATCGTCGTCTTCCGGCGCGGTTTCAGCAGACAGCGCGGCTTCGGCGGATGCGTTTCCGGACGACGGCATCGCGCTGAAGGGCGAGGCGATGCTGGCGCGGGCGCGGCAGGTGATCCGCATGGAGGCGCAGGCGGTCGCGGCGCTCGAGGAGCGGATCGACGCGAGCTTCGCGGGCGCGGTGGAGCTGATCCTGGCGTCGCCGGGCCGAGTGATCGTGTCCGGGGTAGGAAAGAGCGGCATCATCGCACGGAAGATCGCGGCGACGCTCACCTCCACCGGCACGCCCGCGGGCTTCCTCCACCCGGTGGAGGCGCTGCACGGCGACCTGGGGATGGTGGGCCGCGACGACGTGGCGATCCTGCTCAGCAAGAGCGGCGAGAGCGAGGAGCTTCGCGGCCTGGTCGAATACCTGGGCCGCATGGGCGTGGGCGTGGTGGCGATGACGGGGCGGCGCGGCTCGTCGCTCGGGCGCAACGCGCGCTTCGTGCTGGACTGCTCGGTCGCCGAGGAGGCGTGCCCGCACGACCTGGCGCCCACCTCGTCCACCACCGCCGCGCTGGCGATGGGCGACGCACTCGCCGTCGCCCTGCTGCTGCGCCGCGGCTTCGGACGCGACGACTTCGCGCGATTCCACCCCGGCGGCACGCTGGGACGCCGCCTGCTGCTGCGGGTGGGCGACGTGATGGAGACCGAGTCGCTGCCAGTGCTTCCGCCACACGCGACCATGCGCGAGTGCGTGGTCCTCCTCGCCGAGCGCCGCGGCACCGTGGCCGTGGCGGACGACGAACGGCGGCTGCTGGGCGTTGTGACCACGGGCGACCTGACGCGCCTGATGGAGCGGGAAGAACACTTTTTCCCTGTCGCCGTATCGGAAGTGATGACCACACAGCCCCGCCACACCGCTCCCGACGAGCTTGCCGCCACCGCCGTGGGCGTGATGGAGCGCCACGGCATCATGGCGCTTCCCGTTCTGGACGCCGCCGGCCGCGTCGTGGGCATGGCGCACCTGCACGACCTGATGCGCGCCGGGGCGGTGTGAAGATGCGGATTCCGAAGATGCGCATCTCCCGTGTCATCTCCGTCCTCGCCGCCGCCGCGCTGCTGGGCGCGTGCAAGCAGAAGCCGACGCCGCCCACCGCGGTCGCCGGCGCCGAGGTGGGCGCGGACATGATCATCTACGGCCTGCGCCACAAGGTGACGACCGACGGGGTGCGCAAGGCCGACCTGTACGGCGACACGGCGGTCACCAAGCCCAACAGCACCACGTGGGACCTGAAGGGCGTGCGCCTCTCGTTCTTCGACGAGAACGGCAAGCAGACCGGGGCGCTCACCTCGCGCACGGGCCAGTACGACGTGCAGACGGGGATGATGATCGCGCGCGGCAACGCGGTGCTGGTGCTGCAGAACGGACCCAAGGGCCCGCGCACCATCCGCACCGACGAGCTTCACTACGAGCAGAAGGCCGACCGCATCTGGAGCGAGAAGGCGACCAGCATGGAAGAGGCGGGGCAGACGTACCGCGGCACCAGCTTCACCTCCGACACGCACTTCCAGAACGTGACCGTGAAGCAGCTCAGCACCAGCAACATCCAGACGAAGGGCGGGGGGGTCACCTTCTGATGCGCATGCGCTCCGCCGTGCTCGCGGCTCTCGCCCTCCTGCTCCCCGCGCACGCGGCGGCGCAGGACCGGCTGTGCCGCGTGGTGGAGTCGCGCCAGGCGGTGTCCACCGGCGTGCAGCCCAGCGTGGTGGCCTACATCTCCGGCCCGCTGCTGGTGGTCTGCACGCAGGGCGAGCAGCTGCGGGCGGACAGCGCGGTGGTGTACCAGGCGGCCAACGAGGTGCAGCTCTTCGGGCGGGTGGACTTCCAGGACCCCACGCGCTCGCTCACGTCGAACAACGCCACGTACAACTCGCAGACGGGCCGCCTGTACGCCACCGGCAACGTGGTGTTCACCGACAAGGAGCGGGGATCGACTCTCCGCGGTCCGGAGCTGGAATACTACCGGGCGATGGCGGGCCGGCCGGACGCGCAGATGATCGCGCCGCAGCGCCCGCACCTCACGCTGGTGCCCAAGGCGTCTCCCGGCCAGGCGCGCCGCGACCCGCTGGAGGTGGACGGCGACCGGGTGACCACCATCGGCAACAAGTACATGACGGCCGAGGGCAACGCCGTGATCCGCGGCAAGAACCTGGACGCCCGCTCGGCCGAGGCGTTCTACGATGCGGACCAGGAGCGCCTGGAGCTGCGCCGCGACGCCAAGGTGAAGGGCGAGAAGTTCGACCTCTCCGGCGACTTCGTGGAGGCGCAGCTGCGCGAGGGGAAGATCCAGCGCGTGCTCTCCCGCAACGACGCGCACCTCGTGAGCGAGAAGCTGCGGGTGGACGGTCCGCTCATCACGCTCTTCTTCGCGGACGAGCTGCTGCAGCGCCTCGTCGCGGGCTCCGGCGCGACTGCAGGCCCCGGCTCGGCCGTCGCCGCGGCGCCGTCGGCTTCCGCTCCGGCGACTCCGCCCTTGGCGGGCCAGCCCGTCTCGCCCCCGGCCGTCCGTCCTCCGACGCCGGCTCCGGCCACGGCGCCCGCCGCGGGATCCGGCGTTGCGCAGGTCGCGTCCGCCCAGCAGCGCCCGGCGGCGAACGCGACCGGGTTCCACCTGGACGCGGACTCCATTGAGGCGATCCTGCCCGCGCAGCAGCTCCAGCGCGTGATCGCCATCGGCAGGGCGCACGGGGAGCAGTGGGACACGGCGCAGACGCGGGCGGATTCCGTCCGCCGCGCTGGCGTGGCGCGCGACTCCGCCCGCGCGGCGTCGCGCGACTCGGTCAACGCACGCAACGCACGCGGACGGCCGCGCACGGCGGGCCGCGACACGGCGGCGGCGCGCCAGCCCGCGGACTCCGCGGCGGTCGTGCGTGCGCTTGCCGTACGCGACCGCGACGTCATCGACGCCGACACCATCATCGGCTTCTTCGTGCAGGTCGACACCGCGAAGGCGCGGCCGCGGGCCCCCGCCGACACGACGAAGCGGCCCGAGCCGAAGACGGAGCTGGACCGCATGCTGGCGATGGGTTCGGCCCACGCGCTGTACCGCATGCGCGAGAAGGACGCGAACGGGCAGCCCAAGGAGCCGGGGCTCAACTACGTGATCGGCGACACCATAGACCTCACGTTCCAGTCCGGAGAGATCGACGTGGCGCACGTGCTGGGCTTGCAGCGTGGGATCTACCTGGGCCCCACGCCGCCCGCGAAGGCCGACTCCGCCGCGGCGGACAGCGCGGCCGCGCGGCGCACCGCCAACGGCGCCCGTCCCGCCGGCACTCCGCCCCGCCGCACGCCGGCTCGCGCGCCGGGAACGCCGGCCTCCCCGCCGGCCACGCCGCCGCCGGCCCTTCCCGCCAAGCGCCCATGAGCGACCGCGCCCGCCTGGAAGAGCTGGCCGCCCGCACCCCCGCGGCCGACGTGAGCACCCTTATCGCCCTGCGCGCGCTGGTGTCTCGCGCCGACGCGGGCGGCGTGGTGGACCGCGCGACGTGGCTCACGGCGCTGCGCGAGGAGTACCGCCGCTGGTACGACTCCGCCGCGGGGCACGACGGCGCGCCCGGGACGGGCCAGCTCGCCGTCTTCCCCGAAGCGGACACGCTGCGCTACCTGGACGAGTGCGTGGTCCGCCACTTCTCGGCAGACGGCGTGATCGAGCCCGTGTCGTCCAATGGCGGTGCGGGAGTGCGGCCGGACCGCGAGCACGTGGGATGGGACGCGGTGCGCCTCGCCCCGTGGGCCCTCGCCGGCGACGGAGACCGCGACGAGGCGCTGTCCGTCCTCGACCGCCGCATCCGCGCGATCCTGAACGACCGCCATCGCCCCGCCGGCGCGCCGCACGTCACACCCCCCGCCGCGATCTCGGCGGCCGCGCATCCACCGACCGACACACATCTCCCCGTGGACGCGCATCTGCCGACCGCCGAGCATCACCCGTCCGACGCTCATCCGTCGATAGATGGCTATTCATCCGCCGACGCGGATTTGTCGTCCGCCTACTCGTCGGACGATGCGTATCATCCGTCCGAGACCACCGCGCTCGCCGGCGGAGACGCGGCTGCCGAGACGCTGGTGGCGGGCGAGGCGTTCCACGACGAGGCGCATGCGGAGGCGTCCACTGGCGCGGGCGCTCCGGCTACGGTATCGGTTCAGCACGGGCAGGGCGAGGTGGCCGTGGGCGGCGACACGCTGCGGGCGACCGGGCTGGTGAAGATCTACCGCAAGCGGCGCGTGGTGAACGACGTGGACCTGCACGTCTCGCAGGGCGAGATCGTGGGCCTGCTAGGTCCCAACGGGGCGGGGAAGACCACCTCGTTCTACATGATGGTGGGCCTTATCGCGCCGGACCGCGGCAAGGTGAGCCTGGGCGAGCGCGACCTGACCGGCGTGCCGATGTACCGCCGGGCGCGCGCCGGCATCGGCTACCTCTCGCAGGAGCCCTCCATCTTCCGCAAGCTGACGGTGGAGGAGAACGTCCTGGCCGTGCTGCAGATGCTCAGCCTCTCCAAGGCCGAGCAGCGCGCCCGCCTGGAGCAGCTGCTCGACGAGCTGAGCATCAAACATCTGCGCAAGTCGTACGCGTATGCGCTCTCGGGCGGCGAGCGGCGGCGGCTGGAGATCACGCGGGCGCTCGTGGGCCGGCCCAAGTTCATGCTGCTCGACGAGCCGTTCGCGGGCGTGGACCCCATCGCCGTGCACGACATCCAGCAGATCGTGGCCAGCTTGCGGGAGCGCAACATCGGGGTGCTGATCTCGGACCACAACGTGGAGCAGACGCTCGACATCGTGGACCGGGCCTACATCATGTACGACGGGAAGGTGCGCGTGTCCGGCACCGTCTCGGAGCTGGTCTGGAACGACGAGGTGGCCGAGATCTACCTGGGCCCCACGCTGACCGCACGGATGCGGGAGAGGTATTCCAATCCTGGACAGGAATAAAGCCGTATGAAGACGGGCCTCTATCAGGGAACGACCCTCAAGCAGGAGATGAAGATCAATCCGCGCCTGTACCAGGCGATGGATCTCCTGTACATGCCCCTCCTGGACCTGCAGCAGCACCTGAAGCAGGAGCTCCTCAACAACCCCTTCCTCGACATGGTGGAGGGCGAGGTCGAGGAGATGGTGGAGAAGGAGGAGAAGGAAGAGAAGGACGACGACGAGATCGACTGGGAAGAGATCCTGCTGAACGGCTTCGAGACCGGCGGCCGGCGCGAGGAGTACGAAGAGCGCGAGTACTACGAGCCGGTGTCGGTGGCCACGCGCGAGCTGGGCGACCACCTGCACGACCAGCTCACGCTGCTGCGCATGAGTGACCGCGAGCTGCTGCTGGGCGAGGAGCTGATCGGCAACGTGAGCGACGAGGGCTACCTCGTGTGCCCCCTCCCCGAGATCGTCACGCGGCTCAACGAGTTCCTGGAGGACAGCGGCGAGGAGTGGTCGCAGGGCAGCGGCGACCTGCGCCCGTACACCCAGGACGAGGCCGACCGCATGCTGCGGGTGATCCAGGCCTTCGACCCGGCTGGCATCGCCGCGCGCGACCTGCGCGAGTGCATCCTGCTCCAGCTGCGCGACTCGGTCGTGCAGGAGCTGGTGAAGAGCGAGGGCGAAGGGGAGCCGCCGGAAGAGGAGGTGCAGGCGCGCCTGGCCGGCAGCCTCGCGTACCGCATCGTGGACGAGTACTTCGAGCAGCTCATCAACCACCGCTGGTCCGAGATCTCGAAGGAGCTCTCCATCACGCCGCGCGACGTGCAGAACGCGGCCGACGAGGTGGCGAAGCTGGATCCCAAGCCGGGGCTCAAGTACAGCAACCACGGCGACAACTACATCATCCCCGACCTGATCGTGGAGAAGATCGACGGCGAGTACCTGGTCTTCCTGAACGACACGTCGCTGCCGCGCCTGAAGCTGTCGCGCACCTACCGCGAGATCGCAAAGGACAAGAAGAAGTTCGCGGGCGAGAACAAGGAGTTCATCTCCAACAAGCTCAACTCGGCGAACTGGATGATCCAGGCCATCGAGCAGCGCCGGCAGACCATGCTGAAGGTGATGAACTTCATCGTGGACCGGCAGCGCGACTTCTTCGAGAAGGGCGTGCAGTTCCTCAAGCCGCTCACGCTGCGCGAGGTGGCCGAGGTGATCGACATGCACGAATCGACCGTGTCGCGCGTGACCAACGAGAAGTACGTGCAGACGCCGCGCGGCGTGTTCCCGCTCAAGTTCTTCTTCTCGTCCGGCCTGTCCACGACCAGCGGCGAGGACGTCTCCGCCCGCGGCATCAAGGCGCAGATCGAGAAGCTGGTCTCGGACGAGGAGGCGGGGCACCCGCTCACCGACCAGGCCATCGTGAACATCCTCAAGGACGAGGGCATCCAGATCGCGCGCCGCACGGTGGCGAAGTACCGCGACCAGCTGGGCATCCTCTCCGCCCGCATGCGCAAGCGCGTGTGAGCCAGCCCTCCGCCCTCCTCTCGCCGGACCGCCCCCCGCACGCCGCGGGGGGTGGCTCGCTTGCGCCCGTGGTCCCGGAGGCGCTCCGCCGCGACTTCGCCGTCCTAGTGCCCGCCTTCGACGAGGTGGACAACATCCCGGCGCTCTTCCGCGAGCTGCGGGAGACGTTCGCGCGCCATGGGCTAGCGGGCGAGATCATCCTGGTCGACGACGGCAGCAAGGACGGCACGTTCGAGGCCGCGCTTCGCGAGTCCGCCGGCATGGAGCGCGTGAAGGTCCTGCGCCATCGCCGCAACCGCGGGAAGACGGAGGCGATGGTCACCGGCGCGCACGCGGCCGAGGCGGAGTACCTGGTCCTCTTCGACGCCGACCTCCAGCACTCACCCGAGGAGATCCCGCGCTTCCTGGCGAAGCTGGGCGAGGGCTGGGACATCGTGACCGGCCGCAAGGTGGGCCAGTACGAGAAGCGCGCGGTCAGCTCCGTCTACAACCGCCTGTCGCAGTCGCTGTTCGCCGTGCCGGTGCGCGACCTGAACAGCATGAAGGCGTTCCGGACCGAGATCCTGCGCGAGATTCCGCTGCGGCACGACTGGCACCGCTTCTTCGTCGTCCTCGCCCACGCGGAAGGCTACAGCGTGAGCGAGATCGACGTCGAGCTGTTCCCGCGGCGGGCGGGCGTGGCCAAGTACAGCGGCCGCAGCCGTGTCCTCGTGGGCGTGGGCGACCTGGTCGTCGTCTGGTTCTACCTGAAGTTCAGCCGCAAGCCCATGCAGTTCTTCGGCGGCACCGGGCTGGCGATGATCTTCCTGGGCCTGCTCGTGGGCCTCGTCACCGTCGTGCTGCGCGTGGGGGGATGGATGCCGCCCTTCGGCTACCGGCCGCTGCTCACGCTGGTGGCGCTGCTGGAGACGGTGGGCTTCCTGCTGTTCGGCTTCGGTTTCATCGCCGAGCTGATCGCCACGCTGCGCGCCGAGATCGACGACCTGCGCCGCATCTCTACCCGCTGAGGCGGACGGCTTCCTCCGGCCCGCCCCACTGAACCCGATCGGCAGACTGATGCTCGGCAACACCGACCGCGACTGGAAGAGCTACGGCAAGAACGACCCGTACTACGGCGTGCTCAGCGACGACGGCTACAGCCGCGGGCGCATGGACGACGAGGCGCGCCGCCGCTTCTTCGAGTCCGGCGCCGCGCACGTCGATTCCATCTTCGCCGAGCTGAGGTCGCAGACCGGCGTGGATCCCGCCCCCGCCCGCGCGCTGGACTTCGGCTGCGGCGTGGGCCGCCTCACCATCCCGCTCGCCGGTAGATGCGGCGAGGTCGTCGGCGTCGACATCTCCGAGGCGATGCTGGCGGAAGCCTCGCGCAACGCATCCGCCGCGGGCGTCACGAACGCGGAGTTCGTCATCTCGGACGACGCGCTTTCGGCGGCGGAGGGGAGCTTCGACCTGGTCCACTCGTTCATCGTCTTCCAGCACATCTCGCCCGCGCGCGGCGTCCGCATCTTCGCGGCGATGCTGGAGAAGCTGCGGCCAGGGGGCCTGGGCGTGGTGCACTTCACCTACGCCAAGGACCTGCCGCCGGTGCGGCGCATCGCGTACGGCGCGCGCAGGCACCTGCCGTTCGCGAACCGCGCCGCCAACCTGGTCCGCGGCCGCCCCGCCGACGCCGCGTTCATCCAGATGAACGACTACGACCTGAACCGCATCTTCGGGATGCTCCAGGACCACGGCTGCGGCCGCATCTCCGTGCGCCTCACCGACCACGGCGGCTTCCGCGGCGCCGTGCTCTTCTTCCAGCGCGTGGATTTGCCGTCGCTGTAGAGGCAGCGCGGTGATGGGATCGAGAAGCATCGAGTCGCCAGCGAGTGGTCGCGGGAAGCCGCAGAGTCGCGGTAAATCTTTCCCCCGCAAGCAGTTCCCCCCTCTCCCGCTTGCGGAGGAGGGGCAGGGGGAGGGGGCACCCTTCAGCACGCGACCCATTCCAGCACCACGTCTTCAAAAACCACGAAGCCCCCGACCATCAAGGCCGGGGGCTTCGTCGTCCATCGCCGCTGTCGTCCGCCTTACTCCCCGCTCTTGCTCTCCACCATCTGCGGGAGGGTGACGAGATCCTTGATCTTCAGCTTGCGTTCGCCACGGGGAAGCTGGAGCGACACCTGGTCGCCCTTCTTCTTGCCCATCAGCGTCTGCCCCAGAGGGGACGCCACGGAGATCTGCCCGCCGTCCAGGTCGATGTAGTCGCCGAAGACGAGCGTGTACGTCTCCTCGTCGCGCGTGCGCATGTCCACCACCGTCACGCGCGACCCGAAGCCCACGCGGTCCGCCGGCACGTCGGTGAGGTCGATCTTCGACAGCTCGCCGGCGCGCTTGGTGAGCTGGTTGAGCCGAGCCTGCACGAACTGCTGCCGCTCGAGCGCCGACTTGTATTCGCTGTTCTCCTTCAGGTCACCGTGCTCCACGGCCTTCTGGATTGCGCGCGGAAGGGTGACCTGCAGCTCGTGCGTGAGCGTCTCGATCTCTTCCGCGAGCTTGTTCTTCAGTTCTTCGAGCATCTTATGGCAGCCGTGACCGAATGATTTTCGGAGGAAACTTCGACGTCCTTTCTTGGCCCGCAATGTAACCGCGCGCCGCCACCCAGCGCCACCTTCACGCGTCGCGCCGCCGGGCTCCGCCTCTCCGCGAACACCGGTTCCCGACGTGCGGGCAGATGCGCGGCGGCTGCGTACGAGCCGACGCTCACGCGGG from Longimicrobiaceae bacterium includes:
- a CDS encoding class I SAM-dependent methyltransferase gives rise to the protein MLGNTDRDWKSYGKNDPYYGVLSDDGYSRGRMDDEARRRFFESGAAHVDSIFAELRSQTGVDPAPARALDFGCGVGRLTIPLAGRCGEVVGVDISEAMLAEASRNASAAGVTNAEFVISDDALSAAEGSFDLVHSFIVFQHISPARGVRIFAAMLEKLRPGGLGVVHFTYAKDLPPVRRIAYGARRHLPFANRAANLVRGRPADAAFIQMNDYDLNRIFGMLQDHGCGRISVRLTDHGGFRGAVLFFQRVDLPSL
- the lptC gene encoding LPS export ABC transporter periplasmic protein LptC, which produces MRISRVISVLAAAALLGACKQKPTPPTAVAGAEVGADMIIYGLRHKVTTDGVRKADLYGDTAVTKPNSTTWDLKGVRLSFFDENGKQTGALTSRTGQYDVQTGMMIARGNAVLVLQNGPKGPRTIRTDELHYEQKADRIWSEKATSMEEAGQTYRGTSFTSDTHFQNVTVKQLSTSNIQTKGGGVTF
- a CDS encoding GreA/GreB family elongation factor gives rise to the protein MLEELKNKLAEEIETLTHELQVTLPRAIQKAVEHGDLKENSEYKSALERQQFVQARLNQLTKRAGELSKIDLTDVPADRVGFGSRVTVVDMRTRDEETYTLVFGDYIDLDGGQISVASPLGQTLMGKKKGDQVSLQLPRGERKLKIKDLVTLPQMVESKSGE
- the rpoN gene encoding RNA polymerase factor sigma-54 — its product is MKTGLYQGTTLKQEMKINPRLYQAMDLLYMPLLDLQQHLKQELLNNPFLDMVEGEVEEMVEKEEKEEKDDDEIDWEEILLNGFETGGRREEYEEREYYEPVSVATRELGDHLHDQLTLLRMSDRELLLGEELIGNVSDEGYLVCPLPEIVTRLNEFLEDSGEEWSQGSGDLRPYTQDEADRMLRVIQAFDPAGIAARDLRECILLQLRDSVVQELVKSEGEGEPPEEEVQARLAGSLAYRIVDEYFEQLINHRWSEISKELSITPRDVQNAADEVAKLDPKPGLKYSNHGDNYIIPDLIVEKIDGEYLVFLNDTSLPRLKLSRTYREIAKDKKKFAGENKEFISNKLNSANWMIQAIEQRRQTMLKVMNFIVDRQRDFFEKGVQFLKPLTLREVAEVIDMHESTVSRVTNEKYVQTPRGVFPLKFFFSSGLSTTSGEDVSARGIKAQIEKLVSDEEAGHPLTDQAIVNILKDEGIQIARRTVAKYRDQLGILSARMRKRV
- a CDS encoding LptA/OstA family protein; translation: MRMRSAVLAALALLLPAHAAAQDRLCRVVESRQAVSTGVQPSVVAYISGPLLVVCTQGEQLRADSAVVYQAANEVQLFGRVDFQDPTRSLTSNNATYNSQTGRLYATGNVVFTDKERGSTLRGPELEYYRAMAGRPDAQMIAPQRPHLTLVPKASPGQARRDPLEVDGDRVTTIGNKYMTAEGNAVIRGKNLDARSAEAFYDADQERLELRRDAKVKGEKFDLSGDFVEAQLREGKIQRVLSRNDAHLVSEKLRVDGPLITLFFADELLQRLVAGSGATAGPGSAVAAAPSASAPATPPLAGQPVSPPAVRPPTPAPATAPAAGSGVAQVASAQQRPAANATGFHLDADSIEAILPAQQLQRVIAIGRAHGEQWDTAQTRADSVRRAGVARDSARAASRDSVNARNARGRPRTAGRDTAAARQPADSAAVVRALAVRDRDVIDADTIIGFFVQVDTAKARPRAPADTTKRPEPKTELDRMLAMGSAHALYRMREKDANGQPKEPGLNYVIGDTIDLTFQSGEIDVAHVLGLQRGIYLGPTPPAKADSAAADSAAARRTANGARPAGTPPRRTPARAPGTPASPPATPPPALPAKRP
- a CDS encoding glycosyltransferase family 2 protein — its product is MSQPSALLSPDRPPHAAGGGSLAPVVPEALRRDFAVLVPAFDEVDNIPALFRELRETFARHGLAGEIILVDDGSKDGTFEAALRESAGMERVKVLRHRRNRGKTEAMVTGAHAAEAEYLVLFDADLQHSPEEIPRFLAKLGEGWDIVTGRKVGQYEKRAVSSVYNRLSQSLFAVPVRDLNSMKAFRTEILREIPLRHDWHRFFVVLAHAEGYSVSEIDVELFPRRAGVAKYSGRSRVLVGVGDLVVVWFYLKFSRKPMQFFGGTGLAMIFLGLLVGLVTVVLRVGGWMPPFGYRPLLTLVALLETVGFLLFGFGFIAELIATLRAEIDDLRRISTR
- a CDS encoding KpsF/GutQ family sugar-phosphate isomerase, producing the protein MGGSASPVVPPFPADAGATDSTDGSSSSGAVSADSAASADAFPDDGIALKGEAMLARARQVIRMEAQAVAALEERIDASFAGAVELILASPGRVIVSGVGKSGIIARKIAATLTSTGTPAGFLHPVEALHGDLGMVGRDDVAILLSKSGESEELRGLVEYLGRMGVGVVAMTGRRGSSLGRNARFVLDCSVAEEACPHDLAPTSSTTAALAMGDALAVALLLRRGFGRDDFARFHPGGTLGRRLLLRVGDVMETESLPVLPPHATMRECVVLLAERRGTVAVADDERRLLGVVTTGDLTRLMEREEHFFPVAVSEVMTTQPRHTAPDELAATAVGVMERHGIMALPVLDAAGRVVGMAHLHDLMRAGAV
- the lptB gene encoding LPS export ABC transporter ATP-binding protein, giving the protein MSDRARLEELAARTPAADVSTLIALRALVSRADAGGVVDRATWLTALREEYRRWYDSAAGHDGAPGTGQLAVFPEADTLRYLDECVVRHFSADGVIEPVSSNGGAGVRPDREHVGWDAVRLAPWALAGDGDRDEALSVLDRRIRAILNDRHRPAGAPHVTPPAAISAAAHPPTDTHLPVDAHLPTAEHHPSDAHPSIDGYSSADADLSSAYSSDDAYHPSETTALAGGDAAAETLVAGEAFHDEAHAEASTGAGAPATVSVQHGQGEVAVGGDTLRATGLVKIYRKRRVVNDVDLHVSQGEIVGLLGPNGAGKTTSFYMMVGLIAPDRGKVSLGERDLTGVPMYRRARAGIGYLSQEPSIFRKLTVEENVLAVLQMLSLSKAEQRARLEQLLDELSIKHLRKSYAYALSGGERRRLEITRALVGRPKFMLLDEPFAGVDPIAVHDIQQIVASLRERNIGVLISDHNVEQTLDIVDRAYIMYDGKVRVSGTVSELVWNDEVAEIYLGPTLTARMRERYSNPGQE